The Phacochoerus africanus isolate WHEZ1 chromosome 15, ROS_Pafr_v1, whole genome shotgun sequence genome has a segment encoding these proteins:
- the LZTS2 gene encoding leucine zipper putative tumor suppressor 2 isoform X1, whose product MAIVQTLPVPLEPAPEAATAPQAPAMGSVSSLISGRPCPGGPAPPRHHGPPGPTFFRQQDGLLRGGYEAQEPLCPAVPPRKAVPGTNFTYINEDFRTESPPSPSSDIEDAREQRARNAHLRGPPPKLIPVSGKLEKNMEKILIRPTAFKPVLPKPRGAPSLPSFLGPRAAGLSGSQGSLTQLFGGPASSSSSSSSSAADKPLTLSGWASGCPSGTLSDSGRNSLSSLPTYSTGGAEPATNSPGGHLPSHGPGRGALPGSARGAPAGPSHSDSGRSSSSKSTASLGGRVAGGLLGSGPRASPDSSSCGERSPPPPPPPPPPSDEALLHCVLEGKLRDREAELQQLRDSLDESEVTMCQAYEERQRHWQREREALREDGATQAQAQRAQRAQQLLQLQVFQLQQEKRQLQDDFAQLLQEREQLERRCATFEREQRELGPRLEETKWEVCQKSGEISLLKQQLKESQAELVQKGSELVALRVALREARAALRVSEGRARGLQEAARTRELELEACSQELQRHRQEAERLREKAGQLDTEAAGLREPLVPPATADPFLLAESDEAKAQRAAAGVGGSLRAQVERLRAELQRERRRGEEQRDSFEGERLAWQAEKEQVIRYQKQLQHNYIQMYRRNRQLEQELQQLSLELEARELADLGLAEPAPCICLEEITATEI is encoded by the exons ATGGCCATTGTGCAGACGCTGCCGGTGCCACTGGAGCCCGCTCCTGAGGCCGCCACTGCCCCACAAGCTCCAGCCATGGGCAGCGTGAGCAGCCTCATCTCAGGCCGGCCCTGCCCTGGGGGGCCGGCTCCTCCCCGCCACCACGGTCCCCCTGGACCCACCTTCTTCCGCCAGCAGGATGGGCTGCTGAGGGGTGGCTATGAGGCCCAGGAGCCACTGTGCCCAGCTGTGCCCCCCAGGAAGGCTGTCCCTGGCACCAACTTTACCTACATCAATGAGGACTTCCGGACAGAGTCACCCCCCAGCCCAAGCAGTGACATTGAAGATGCCCGAGAGCAGCGGGCACGAAATGCCCATCTCCGTGGCCCCCCACCAAAGCTCATCCCTGTCTCTGGAAAGCTGGAGAAG AACATGGAGAAAATCCTGATCCGCCCAACAGCCTTCAAGCCAGTGCTGCCCAAACCTCGAGGGGCGCCATCCCTACCTAGCTTCCTGGGTCCTCGGGCCGCCGGACTGTCGGGGAGCCAAGGCAGCCTAACACAGCTGTTCGggggccctgcctcctcctcctcttcctcctcatcctcagCTGCCGACAAACCCCTGACACTGAGTGGCTGGGCCAGCGGCTGCCCATCGGGGACGCTGTCCGACTCTGGCCGAAACTCACTGTCCAGCCTCCCCACTTACAGCACCGGGGGTGCCGAGCCGGCCACCAACTCCCCAGGCGGGCATCTGCCCTCCCATGGCCCTGGGCGGGGGGCACTGCCTGGGTCAGCCCGAGGGGCCCCTGCCGGGCCCTCCCACTCAGACAGTGGCCGATCTTCCTCCAGCAAGAGCACAGCCTCCCTGGGGGGCCGTGTGGCTGGGGGGCTCTTGGGTAGCGGTCCCCGGGCCTCCCCCGACAGCAGCTCCTGTGGGGAACGCTCCccaccaccgcccccaccccctccgcccCCTTCGGACGAGGCCCTGCTGCACTGTGTCCTGGAAGGAAAGCTCCGTGACCGGGaggcagagctgcagcagctgcgaGACAGTCTGGACGAGAGTGAGGTGACCATGTGCCAG GCATATGAGGAACGGCAGCGGCACTGGCAGCGCGAGCGTGAGGCCCTGCGAGAGGATGGTGCCACCCAGGCCCAGGCGCAGCGGGCACAGCGGGCCCAGCAGCTCCTGCAGCTTCAGGTGTTCCAGCTGCAGCAGGAGAAGCGGCAGCTGCAGGATGACTTTGCACAGCTGCTGCAGGAACGCGAGCAGCTGGAGCGACGCTGCGCTACCTTCGAGCGGGAGCAGCGAGAGCTTGGACCACGGCTCGAGGAGACCAAGTGGGAG GTGTGCCAGAAGTCAGGCGAGATCTCCCTGCTGAAGCAGCAACTGAAGGAGTCTCAGGCAGAGCTGGTGCAGAAGGGCAGCGAGCTGGTAGCCCTGCGAGTGGCGCTGCGGGAGGCCCGGGCAGCGCTGCGGGTCAGTGAGGGCCGGGCGCGGGGCCTCCAGGAGGCCGCCCGAACACGCgagctggagctggaggcctGTTCCCAAGAGCTGCAGCGGCACCGCCAGGAGGCTGAGCGGCTGCGAGAGAAAGCGGGACAGTTGGACACCGAGGCGGCTGGACTCCGGGAACCCCTTGTGCCACCTGCCACTGCCGACCCATTCCTCCTGGCAGAGAGCGATGAAGCCAAGGCACAGCGGGCAgctgctggggttgggggcagcCTGCGGGCCCAGGTGGAGCGTCTCCGGGCAGAGCTGCAGCGGGAGCGGCGGCGTGGCGAGGAGCAGCGGGACAGCTTTGAGGGGGAACGGCTGGCCTGGCAGGCGGAGAAGGAGCAGGTGATCCGCTACCAGAAGCAGCTGCAGCACAACTACATCCAGATGTACCGACGCAACAGGCAGCTGGAGCAGGAGCTACAGCAGCTCAGCCTGGAGCTGGAGGCCCGGGAACTCGCCGACCTGGGCCTGGCGGAGCCAGCTCCCTGCATCTGCCTGGAGGAGATCACCGCCACCGAAATCTAG
- the LZTS2 gene encoding leucine zipper putative tumor suppressor 2 isoform X2, with the protein MAIVQTLPVPLEPAPEAATAPQAPAMGSVSSLISGRPCPGGPAPPRHHGPPGPTFFRQQDGLLRGGYEAQEPLCPAVPPRKAVPGTNFTYINEDFRTESPPSPSSDIEDAREQRARNAHLRGPPPKLIPVSGKLEKNMEKILIRPTAFKPVLPKPRGAPSLPSFLGPRAAGLSGSQGSLTQLFGGPASSSSSSSSSAADKPLTLSGWASGCPSGTLSDSGRNSLSSLPTYSTGGAEPATNSPGGHLPSHGPGRGALPGSARGAPAGPSHSDSGRSSSSKSTASLGGRVAGGLLGSGPRASPDSSSCGERSPPPPPPPPPPSDEALLHCVLEGKLRDREAELQQLRDSLDESEAYEERQRHWQREREALREDGATQAQAQRAQRAQQLLQLQVFQLQQEKRQLQDDFAQLLQEREQLERRCATFEREQRELGPRLEETKWEVCQKSGEISLLKQQLKESQAELVQKGSELVALRVALREARAALRVSEGRARGLQEAARTRELELEACSQELQRHRQEAERLREKAGQLDTEAAGLREPLVPPATADPFLLAESDEAKAQRAAAGVGGSLRAQVERLRAELQRERRRGEEQRDSFEGERLAWQAEKEQVIRYQKQLQHNYIQMYRRNRQLEQELQQLSLELEARELADLGLAEPAPCICLEEITATEI; encoded by the exons ATGGCCATTGTGCAGACGCTGCCGGTGCCACTGGAGCCCGCTCCTGAGGCCGCCACTGCCCCACAAGCTCCAGCCATGGGCAGCGTGAGCAGCCTCATCTCAGGCCGGCCCTGCCCTGGGGGGCCGGCTCCTCCCCGCCACCACGGTCCCCCTGGACCCACCTTCTTCCGCCAGCAGGATGGGCTGCTGAGGGGTGGCTATGAGGCCCAGGAGCCACTGTGCCCAGCTGTGCCCCCCAGGAAGGCTGTCCCTGGCACCAACTTTACCTACATCAATGAGGACTTCCGGACAGAGTCACCCCCCAGCCCAAGCAGTGACATTGAAGATGCCCGAGAGCAGCGGGCACGAAATGCCCATCTCCGTGGCCCCCCACCAAAGCTCATCCCTGTCTCTGGAAAGCTGGAGAAG AACATGGAGAAAATCCTGATCCGCCCAACAGCCTTCAAGCCAGTGCTGCCCAAACCTCGAGGGGCGCCATCCCTACCTAGCTTCCTGGGTCCTCGGGCCGCCGGACTGTCGGGGAGCCAAGGCAGCCTAACACAGCTGTTCGggggccctgcctcctcctcctcttcctcctcatcctcagCTGCCGACAAACCCCTGACACTGAGTGGCTGGGCCAGCGGCTGCCCATCGGGGACGCTGTCCGACTCTGGCCGAAACTCACTGTCCAGCCTCCCCACTTACAGCACCGGGGGTGCCGAGCCGGCCACCAACTCCCCAGGCGGGCATCTGCCCTCCCATGGCCCTGGGCGGGGGGCACTGCCTGGGTCAGCCCGAGGGGCCCCTGCCGGGCCCTCCCACTCAGACAGTGGCCGATCTTCCTCCAGCAAGAGCACAGCCTCCCTGGGGGGCCGTGTGGCTGGGGGGCTCTTGGGTAGCGGTCCCCGGGCCTCCCCCGACAGCAGCTCCTGTGGGGAACGCTCCccaccaccgcccccaccccctccgcccCCTTCGGACGAGGCCCTGCTGCACTGTGTCCTGGAAGGAAAGCTCCGTGACCGGGaggcagagctgcagcagctgcgaGACAGTCTGGACGAGAGTGAG GCATATGAGGAACGGCAGCGGCACTGGCAGCGCGAGCGTGAGGCCCTGCGAGAGGATGGTGCCACCCAGGCCCAGGCGCAGCGGGCACAGCGGGCCCAGCAGCTCCTGCAGCTTCAGGTGTTCCAGCTGCAGCAGGAGAAGCGGCAGCTGCAGGATGACTTTGCACAGCTGCTGCAGGAACGCGAGCAGCTGGAGCGACGCTGCGCTACCTTCGAGCGGGAGCAGCGAGAGCTTGGACCACGGCTCGAGGAGACCAAGTGGGAG GTGTGCCAGAAGTCAGGCGAGATCTCCCTGCTGAAGCAGCAACTGAAGGAGTCTCAGGCAGAGCTGGTGCAGAAGGGCAGCGAGCTGGTAGCCCTGCGAGTGGCGCTGCGGGAGGCCCGGGCAGCGCTGCGGGTCAGTGAGGGCCGGGCGCGGGGCCTCCAGGAGGCCGCCCGAACACGCgagctggagctggaggcctGTTCCCAAGAGCTGCAGCGGCACCGCCAGGAGGCTGAGCGGCTGCGAGAGAAAGCGGGACAGTTGGACACCGAGGCGGCTGGACTCCGGGAACCCCTTGTGCCACCTGCCACTGCCGACCCATTCCTCCTGGCAGAGAGCGATGAAGCCAAGGCACAGCGGGCAgctgctggggttgggggcagcCTGCGGGCCCAGGTGGAGCGTCTCCGGGCAGAGCTGCAGCGGGAGCGGCGGCGTGGCGAGGAGCAGCGGGACAGCTTTGAGGGGGAACGGCTGGCCTGGCAGGCGGAGAAGGAGCAGGTGATCCGCTACCAGAAGCAGCTGCAGCACAACTACATCCAGATGTACCGACGCAACAGGCAGCTGGAGCAGGAGCTACAGCAGCTCAGCCTGGAGCTGGAGGCCCGGGAACTCGCCGACCTGGGCCTGGCGGAGCCAGCTCCCTGCATCTGCCTGGAGGAGATCACCGCCACCGAAATCTAG